One segment of Pseudobythopirellula maris DNA contains the following:
- a CDS encoding Re/Si-specific NAD(P)(+) transhydrogenase subunit alpha — protein MLITIPTETAPGETRVAATPDSAAKLLKLGHQVTVQAGAGAAAGFSDAAYRDAGVTLGTDIASDLAAADLVLKVRTPTDEEIAGMKRGAIVAAFLRPASNAEMLDKLAAAGVTGLSLESVPRITRAQSIDSLSAMANIAGYRAVIEAANSFGRFMGGQMTAAGMLPPAKVLIIGAGVAGLAALGAAKSLGAIVRAFDTRSATKEQVESLGGEFLTVELEETGEGAGGYAREMSEAFIEAEFALFREQAEQVDIVITTALIPGKPAPKLWLRDMVERMKPGSVVVDLAGEQGGNCECTTPGEAVTVDGVKVLGYLNLPSRMPDTASSLYANILVNLVKHLGAEAPKIDMSDEITRAITVTHDGAVTWPPPTPPAPPAPAPKPAKPVAAAAEEPVEAPAWLDSLMIAGGLLLVAVWVWLRFTWGAEPGSAGGEALAFVQHLTVFVMACFVGWQVIWNVSPALHTPLMAVTNAISGIIILGGLLTGGAVGEGGMTPAVMLGLLAVLLAMINVAGGFLVTHRMLAMFRRG, from the coding sequence CGCCAAGCTGCTCAAGCTCGGGCACCAGGTCACGGTCCAGGCGGGCGCCGGCGCGGCCGCCGGTTTCAGCGACGCCGCTTATCGCGATGCGGGCGTGACGCTCGGCACGGACATCGCCTCGGACCTGGCCGCGGCCGACCTGGTGCTCAAGGTCCGCACGCCGACCGACGAGGAGATCGCAGGAATGAAGCGCGGCGCCATTGTGGCCGCCTTCCTCAGGCCGGCGAGCAACGCCGAGATGCTCGACAAACTCGCCGCTGCGGGGGTCACGGGCCTGTCGCTCGAGTCGGTGCCGCGGATCACGCGGGCCCAGTCGATCGATTCCTTGAGCGCGATGGCCAACATCGCCGGCTACCGCGCCGTGATCGAGGCCGCGAACTCTTTCGGTCGGTTCATGGGGGGCCAGATGACGGCCGCCGGCATGCTGCCGCCGGCCAAAGTGCTGATCATCGGCGCCGGCGTCGCCGGCCTGGCGGCGCTCGGCGCCGCCAAGAGCCTGGGCGCCATCGTGCGGGCGTTCGACACCCGTTCGGCCACCAAGGAACAAGTCGAGAGCCTCGGCGGCGAGTTCCTCACCGTCGAACTCGAAGAGACGGGGGAGGGCGCCGGCGGCTACGCCCGCGAGATGAGCGAGGCGTTCATCGAGGCCGAGTTCGCCCTGTTCCGTGAGCAGGCCGAGCAGGTCGACATCGTCATCACCACGGCTCTGATACCCGGCAAGCCGGCGCCCAAGTTGTGGCTACGCGACATGGTCGAGCGGATGAAGCCGGGGTCGGTCGTCGTCGACCTCGCCGGCGAACAGGGGGGCAACTGCGAGTGCACCACGCCGGGCGAGGCTGTGACGGTCGATGGCGTGAAGGTGCTCGGCTACCTCAACCTGCCGAGCCGCATGCCCGACACGGCCAGCTCGCTGTACGCGAACATCTTGGTGAACCTGGTCAAGCACTTGGGAGCGGAGGCTCCCAAGATCGACATGTCGGACGAGATCACCCGTGCGATAACCGTCACCCACGACGGGGCGGTGACCTGGCCCCCGCCCACCCCCCCTGCCCCGCCAGCGCCCGCTCCGAAGCCGGCGAAACCGGTCGCCGCGGCGGCCGAGGAGCCGGTCGAGGCGCCGGCGTGGCTCGATTCGCTGATGATCGCCGGTGGTTTGCTGCTGGTGGCGGTGTGGGTTTGGTTGCGTTTCACCTGGGGCGCCGAGCCCGGCTCTGCCGGCGGCGAGGCGTTGGCTTTCGTGCAACACCTCACGGTGTTCGTGATGGCCTGTTTTGTTGGCTGGCAGGTGATCTGGAACGTGAGCCCCGCGCTGCACACGCCGCTGATGGCCGTCACGAACGCGATCAGCGGAATCATCATCCTGGGCGGTCTGCTCACCGGTGGCGCCGTGGGCGAGGGAGGCATGACGCCTGCCGTGATGCTCGGCTTGCTTGCTGTGCTGCTGGCGATGATCAATGTGGCGGGTGGGTTCTTGGTGACGCACCGCATGCTGGCGATGTTCAGGCGCGGGTGA